A part of Pseudomonas sp. HR96 genomic DNA contains:
- the recF gene encoding DNA replication/repair protein RecF (All proteins in this family for which functions are known are DNA-binding proteins that assist the filamentation of RecA onto DNA for the initiation of recombination or recombinational repair.) has translation MSLSRVAVTAVRNLHPVTFSPSPRINILYGANGSGKTSVLEAVHLLGLARSFRSARLLPVIQYEQPACTVFGQVELAEGGHSSLGVSRDRQSEFTIRIDGQNARSAAQLAEILPLQLINPDSFRLLEGAPKVRRQFLDWGVFHVEPRFMATWQRLQKALKQRNSWLRHGTLDVASQAAWDRELTLASAEIDEFRRAYIKALKPVFEQTLSELVQLEGLTLSYYRGWDKDRELSEVLASSLLRDQQMGHTQAGPQRADLRLRMGANNAADILSRGQQKLVVCALRIAQGHLVSQAKRGQCIYLVDDLPSELDEQHRRSLCRLLEELRCQVFITCVDHELLRECWQTETPVALFHVEQGRITQTHDHRE, from the coding sequence ATGTCCCTCAGTCGTGTTGCCGTCACCGCGGTGCGTAACCTGCACCCGGTGACCTTCTCACCTTCTCCCCGTATCAACATCCTCTACGGCGCCAACGGCAGCGGTAAAACCAGTGTGCTGGAGGCCGTGCACCTGCTCGGCCTCGCGCGCTCGTTTCGCAGCGCCCGGCTGTTGCCGGTGATCCAGTACGAGCAGCCGGCGTGCACCGTGTTCGGCCAAGTGGAACTGGCCGAAGGCGGTCACAGCAGCCTGGGCGTTTCCCGGGACCGGCAAAGCGAGTTCACCATCCGCATTGACGGGCAAAACGCTCGCAGTGCGGCTCAGCTGGCTGAAATACTGCCGTTGCAGTTGATCAACCCAGACAGTTTCCGCTTGCTCGAAGGGGCGCCCAAGGTACGCAGGCAGTTCCTTGACTGGGGCGTGTTCCACGTGGAACCTCGCTTCATGGCCACCTGGCAGCGCCTGCAGAAGGCCCTCAAGCAGCGGAACTCATGGCTGCGGCATGGTACACTGGACGTCGCTTCACAAGCGGCATGGGATCGGGAACTCACCCTGGCCAGTGCAGAGATCGATGAGTTTCGTCGCGCGTACATCAAGGCGTTGAAGCCGGTGTTCGAGCAGACGCTCAGCGAGTTGGTGCAGTTGGAGGGTTTGACCCTCAGCTATTACCGAGGTTGGGACAAGGACCGCGAGCTTTCTGAAGTGCTCGCGTCGTCGTTGCTCCGAGATCAGCAGATGGGCCACACGCAAGCCGGCCCCCAGCGTGCCGATTTGCGCCTGCGCATGGGCGCCAACAACGCCGCTGACATCCTCTCTCGCGGCCAGCAGAAGCTGGTGGTCTGTGCCCTGAGAATTGCCCAGGGCCATCTGGTCAGCCAGGCAAAGCGTGGCCAGTGTATCTACCTGGTCGACGACCTACCGTCCGAGCTGGACGAACAGCATCGCCGATCTCTTTGCCGTTTATTGGAAGAATTACGCTGCCAGGTATTCATCACCTGTGTAGATCATGAATTGTTGCGGGAATGCTGGCAGACGGAAACGCCGGTCGCCTTGTTCCACGTGGAACAAGGGCGTATTACCCAGACCCACGACCATCGGGAGTGA